The Aequorivita sublithincola DSM 14238 genome window below encodes:
- a CDS encoding c-type cytochrome: MSTTTNMKTFKNIAIAIFAAIVMVSCFNDKKPNYQYFPNMYEPVGYETYGEYGIFPDQQEAMLPVKNTVPRGFVPYDYDDSTEGLELAKAELKNPYEVTEENLAVGNQLYTVYCAVCHGDKGDGKGILATREKFLGIPSYADAGRNIVPGGIYHVEIYGLNAMGSYASQTNEKERWQIAMHVMDLKAALNGEPGVLETSKAGAMSDSTKVETNPAVANTASELEPK, from the coding sequence ATGAGCACGACCACTAATATGAAGACATTTAAAAACATAGCGATCGCAATTTTTGCCGCTATAGTTATGGTTTCTTGTTTTAATGACAAAAAACCTAACTATCAGTATTTCCCAAATATGTATGAACCTGTAGGTTATGAAACCTATGGAGAGTATGGAATTTTCCCGGATCAGCAAGAAGCAATGCTGCCAGTGAAAAATACAGTGCCAAGAGGCTTTGTTCCCTATGACTATGATGATAGTACAGAAGGACTGGAATTGGCTAAAGCTGAGTTAAAAAACCCTTACGAGGTAACTGAAGAAAACCTAGCTGTAGGTAATCAGTTATATACTGTTTATTGCGCCGTTTGTCACGGAGATAAAGGTGATGGTAAAGGAATTTTGGCAACACGCGAAAAGTTTCTAGGAATTCCGAGCTATGCAGATGCAGGACGTAATATTGTGCCAGGAGGTATTTATCACGTAGAGATCTATGGTTTGAATGCAATGGGCTCTTATGCTTCACAAACTAATGAAAAGGAGCGCTGGCAAATAGCAATGCACGTTATGGATTTAAAAGCAGCACTTAACGGAGAACCAGGAGTTCTGGAAACTTCAAAAGCTGGGGCAATGTCCGATAGTACTAAAGTGGAAACGAATCCAGCAGTTGCAAACACAGCTTCTGAATTGGAACCTAAATAA
- a CDS encoding DUF3341 domain-containing protein has translation MAATKIHAIYTDDDLLMQAVKQTRAANYHISEVFTPFPVHGLDHAVGLAPTRIAITSFLYGLVGLAVAMAMMNYMMIDDWPQNIGGKPSFTFYQNMPTFIPIMFELTVFFAGHLMVITFYMRSKLWPFKKAENPDPRTTDDRFLMEVDADNHDVEKLSKFLYDTGASEISLIENEHDH, from the coding sequence ATGGCTGCAACAAAGATACACGCAATTTATACAGACGATGACCTGTTGATGCAGGCCGTTAAACAAACACGTGCGGCAAACTATCATATTTCGGAGGTATTTACACCTTTCCCCGTGCATGGTTTGGATCACGCTGTAGGGTTGGCGCCAACTCGAATTGCCATAACCTCATTTCTTTATGGTTTGGTTGGTTTGGCTGTTGCTATGGCGATGATGAATTATATGATGATTGATGATTGGCCACAAAACATAGGGGGTAAACCAAGTTTTACGTTCTACCAAAACATGCCGACCTTTATACCTATTATGTTTGAGCTTACTGTATTTTTTGCTGGGCATTTAATGGTAATCACTTTTTATATGAGAAGTAAGCTATGGCCATTCAAAAAGGCAGAAAATCCTGATCCACGTACCACAGATGACCGTTTTTTAATGGAAGTTGATGCGGACAACCACGATGTAGAGAAGCTTTCAAAATTCTTGTATGATACAGGCGCATCAGAGATTAGTTTAATTGAAAATGAGCACGACCACTAA
- the nrfD gene encoding NrfD/PsrC family molybdoenzyme membrane anchor subunit: MSSHYEAPIREPLVLGEKSYHDISVDVGAPVLGKANKSWWIVFTIALVAFLWGLGCIIYTISTGIGVWGLNKTVGWAWDITNFVWWVGIGHAGTLISAVLLLFRQKWRMAVNRSAEAMTIFAVVQAGLFPIIHMGRPWLAYWVLPIPNQFGSLWVNFNSPLLWDVFAISTYLSISLVFWWTGLLPDFAMIRDRTDSPFQKKIYGILSFGWSGRVKDWQRFEEVSLVLAGLATPLVLSVHTIVSFDFATSVVPGWHSTIYPPYFVAGAIFSGFAMVQTLLIIMRKVSHLESYITVLHIEYMNKVILLTGGIVTVAYAIEFFIGWYSGVPYENYTYLSFGAATGPYWWAFWALITCNFIVPLTLWVKALRRNIMYTFFVALIINIGMWFERFDIIVVNITKDRLTSSWAMFQPTFVDIGTFMGTIGFFFVLFLLYARTFPVIAQAEVKTILKSSGESFKRLRAEHGDDASHVQTVEEYPADAGPASNVEGKHFDTVFDDAEDEDVENNVVDYEFHKGKIDNLLSRVGTFDPAVQKQDNLKKIRGVGPIMEQKLHQLGIFTFEQVSRMTDREYDLLDEIISDFPGRAKRDDWAGQALLLKNKN; this comes from the coding sequence ATGTCGTCACATTACGAAGCACCTATAAGAGAGCCTTTGGTTCTGGGAGAAAAGTCCTATCATGACATCAGTGTAGATGTTGGGGCACCCGTTCTGGGAAAGGCCAATAAATCTTGGTGGATTGTTTTTACCATTGCCCTTGTAGCATTTTTATGGGGATTGGGTTGCATCATCTATACCATCTCAACAGGAATTGGGGTTTGGGGATTGAACAAGACCGTTGGATGGGCTTGGGATATTACTAACTTCGTTTGGTGGGTAGGTATTGGTCACGCCGGAACATTGATTTCAGCGGTATTGTTGCTTTTCCGTCAAAAATGGAGAATGGCCGTTAACCGCTCTGCCGAGGCAATGACAATCTTCGCAGTTGTACAAGCAGGTTTATTTCCGATTATTCACATGGGTCGTCCATGGTTGGCATATTGGGTACTTCCTATTCCGAATCAATTTGGTTCGCTTTGGGTAAACTTCAACTCGCCATTGCTTTGGGATGTATTTGCAATTTCAACGTATCTTTCTATATCATTAGTATTTTGGTGGACAGGATTGCTTCCTGATTTTGCGATGATTCGCGATAGAACGGATAGCCCTTTTCAAAAGAAAATATACGGAATCCTAAGTTTCGGATGGAGTGGTCGCGTAAAAGACTGGCAACGTTTTGAAGAAGTTTCACTTGTTTTGGCAGGTTTAGCAACTCCTTTGGTGCTTTCGGTACACACTATTGTATCCTTTGACTTTGCTACTTCAGTAGTTCCAGGATGGCACAGTACCATTTATCCGCCTTATTTTGTGGCAGGTGCAATTTTCTCTGGGTTTGCAATGGTGCAAACACTTCTTATTATTATGCGAAAAGTTTCGCACTTAGAAAGCTACATTACAGTTTTACATATTGAATATATGAATAAGGTTATTCTACTAACTGGTGGAATTGTAACCGTTGCTTATGCTATAGAGTTCTTTATAGGTTGGTATTCTGGTGTGCCTTATGAAAATTACACCTATTTATCCTTCGGTGCTGCGACAGGGCCCTATTGGTGGGCATTCTGGGCATTGATAACTTGTAACTTTATTGTGCCTCTTACACTTTGGGTAAAAGCTTTAAGAAGAAATATTATGTATACATTCTTCGTAGCATTAATCATTAATATAGGAATGTGGTTTGAACGTTTTGATATTATTGTGGTTAACATTACAAAAGATAGATTAACTTCTTCTTGGGCTATGTTTCAACCTACCTTTGTAGATATAGGAACGTTTATGGGAACCATTGGTTTCTTCTTTGTTCTTTTCCTTCTTTATGCTCGTACTTTCCCTGTGATTGCACAAGCAGAGGTAAAAACAATCTTGAAGTCTTCTGGTGAATCTTTCAAAAGATTACGAGCCGAGCACGGTGACGATGCAAGTCACGTACAAACTGTAGAAGAATATCCTGCAGATGCTGGACCAGCCTCTAACGTGGAAGGAAAACATTTTGATACTGTTTTTGATGATGCAGAAGATGAAGATGTTGAAAACAATGTAGTTGATTACGAATTTCATAAAGGAAAAATTGATAACTTACTTAGCAGAGTGGGTACTTTTGATCCGGCAGTTCAAAAGCAAGATAATCTTAAGAAAATTAGAGGAGTTGGTCCTATTATGGAACAAAAACTCCATCAGTTAGGTATTTTCACCTTTGAGCAGGTAAGTAGAATGACCGACCGCGAATACGATTTATTGGATGAGATAATTAGTGATTTCCCAGGAAGAGCCAAACGCGACGATTGGGCTGGACAAGCACTACTATTAAAAAACAAAAACTAA
- a CDS encoding TAT-variant-translocated molybdopterin oxidoreductase: MASNKKYWKSVEELNEDSAIVKALQDNEFVTEIPTDEFLSNKGALESSSTTRRDFLKYVGFSTAAATLAACEGPVVKSIPYVVLPDEIVPGVANYYASTMADGFDFANVLVKTREGRPIKIERNDLAVNGGSVNGRVHASVLSLYDKNRLTGPMVDGAEVSWTEFDTAVAQKMNEMLGKDVVLLTQTFASPSASKLISEFTAKYPNIRHVVYDTVSCSGALDAFQNKYGARALPDYDFSKADVIVSVGADFLGDWQGGSYSKGYAKGRVPKNGKISRHVQFEANLTLTGGKADKRVLATPSQQMQVVKALTGGSASGLPENIVDAVNKAKAQLQKAGSRALLVTSLPDVESQTLALSFNANSEALDVNKPLLTRKGSNSEVMNVINGVVSGSIKGLITIGVNPVYSFPNNKEFAEAYQKLEMSLAFSMKHDETASLAKMVAATPHYLESWGDVQIKKGTYSLVQPTIRPLFNTRQFQDCLLQWTGNSKKYYDYIKENWTSSILEGGSWNKALESGVLASTAEMTMEEVNPAAEGVGEMEQSTSNGAFAALSQEGGYELTLYTSTGLGDGQQANNPWLQEFPDPITRASWDNYLTISAADAEALDLENYHVSNGALNGSYVNITLGNVKLEKVPVIIQPGQAKGSVGLALGYGKTAAIQEEMQTGLNAYPLYQNFSEVQKVNIEKTSGTHEFACVQLQSTMAGRSNDIIKDTTLEIFNTKNISEWNAVPVVDYDHAPIEIRDKKADIWSPFDDTVGPHFNLSIDLNACTGCGACVIACHAENNVPVVGKDEVRKFRDMHWLRIDRYYSAGETFQEEIETLENLPAFDAYDVVEQPAYENPQVAFQPVMCQHCNHAPCETVCPVAATSHGRQGQNQMAYNRCVGTRYCANNCPYKVRRFNWFLYNENDEFDYNMNNDLGRMVLNPDVVVRSRGVMEKCSMCIQMTQKTILDAKRDGRAIKDGEFHTACSSACETGAMVFGDVNDEESEILKLKNDDRMYYLLENVGTKPNVFYHMIVKNTSEA; this comes from the coding sequence ATGGCATCAAACAAGAAATACTGGAAAAGTGTTGAGGAGCTGAACGAAGACAGCGCAATTGTTAAGGCGCTACAAGACAATGAATTTGTAACCGAAATACCAACGGACGAATTTCTTAGCAATAAAGGTGCGTTGGAATCTTCTTCAACCACACGTCGTGATTTCTTAAAATATGTAGGTTTTTCTACAGCTGCTGCAACTTTGGCTGCTTGTGAAGGACCTGTGGTTAAATCAATTCCGTACGTTGTTTTGCCGGATGAAATTGTTCCTGGAGTAGCAAACTACTACGCTTCAACAATGGCCGATGGTTTCGATTTCGCTAATGTTTTGGTTAAAACACGTGAAGGTCGTCCTATTAAGATTGAAAGAAATGATTTAGCAGTGAACGGAGGTAGCGTAAACGGACGAGTACATGCTTCGGTTCTTTCATTATATGATAAAAACAGATTAACCGGCCCAATGGTGGACGGTGCTGAAGTTAGCTGGACAGAATTTGATACTGCTGTTGCGCAGAAGATGAATGAAATGCTTGGAAAGGATGTTGTTCTTCTTACGCAAACATTTGCAAGTCCATCTGCTTCAAAATTAATTTCAGAATTTACCGCTAAGTATCCAAACATACGTCACGTTGTTTATGACACCGTTTCTTGTTCAGGTGCTTTGGACGCTTTTCAAAATAAATACGGAGCTCGCGCTTTACCAGATTATGATTTTTCAAAAGCTGATGTAATTGTTTCTGTTGGTGCAGATTTCTTAGGAGATTGGCAAGGAGGAAGCTACAGCAAAGGCTACGCGAAAGGTAGAGTTCCTAAAAACGGAAAAATTTCCAGACACGTTCAGTTTGAAGCTAACTTAACCCTAACAGGTGGTAAAGCAGATAAACGTGTTCTTGCAACACCTTCTCAACAAATGCAGGTTGTGAAAGCATTGACAGGAGGAAGTGCTTCAGGTTTGCCAGAAAATATCGTTGATGCAGTAAATAAAGCAAAAGCACAACTTCAAAAAGCTGGAAGCAGAGCATTATTAGTAACTAGTTTACCAGACGTTGAATCACAAACTTTGGCTTTAAGTTTTAATGCTAATAGTGAAGCGCTAGACGTTAATAAGCCATTGCTTACCAGAAAAGGAAGCAATAGCGAAGTGATGAACGTTATTAATGGCGTTGTTTCTGGAAGCATTAAAGGTTTGATTACAATTGGTGTAAACCCAGTTTATTCATTTCCAAATAATAAAGAATTCGCAGAAGCATATCAAAAACTTGAAATGAGTCTCGCCTTCTCAATGAAGCATGATGAAACTGCTTCTTTGGCAAAAATGGTTGCTGCAACACCACATTACCTAGAATCTTGGGGTGATGTACAGATTAAAAAAGGCACATATAGCCTTGTTCAGCCAACCATTCGTCCGCTTTTTAACACACGTCAATTTCAGGACTGTTTGTTGCAATGGACTGGTAATTCAAAAAAATATTACGATTATATAAAGGAGAATTGGACTTCTTCTATTTTAGAAGGAGGTTCTTGGAACAAAGCTTTGGAATCTGGGGTTTTAGCGAGTACTGCTGAAATGACAATGGAAGAAGTAAATCCTGCTGCTGAAGGCGTTGGCGAAATGGAACAAAGTACTTCTAATGGTGCTTTTGCTGCTCTTTCTCAAGAAGGAGGTTATGAACTTACTTTATATACGTCAACTGGTTTGGGAGATGGACAACAAGCCAATAACCCTTGGTTGCAAGAATTTCCAGACCCTATAACTAGAGCATCTTGGGATAACTATCTTACTATTTCTGCAGCTGATGCAGAAGCTTTGGATCTTGAAAATTATCACGTTTCCAACGGTGCATTGAACGGAAGTTATGTAAATATAACATTGGGCAATGTTAAATTGGAAAAAGTTCCTGTAATCATCCAACCAGGACAGGCTAAAGGTTCTGTTGGTTTGGCTTTAGGTTATGGTAAAACTGCTGCTATTCAAGAAGAAATGCAGACAGGCTTAAATGCATATCCATTATATCAAAACTTTTCAGAAGTTCAAAAAGTGAATATCGAAAAAACAAGCGGAACGCACGAATTTGCTTGTGTTCAGTTACAGAGCACTATGGCAGGTCGTAGTAATGATATTATTAAGGACACTACTTTAGAAATATTCAACACAAAAAATATAAGCGAGTGGAATGCTGTTCCAGTTGTGGATTATGATCACGCTCCAATCGAGATTCGTGATAAAAAGGCAGATATTTGGAGTCCTTTTGATGATACAGTTGGGCCTCATTTCAATCTTTCCATAGATCTAAATGCTTGCACTGGTTGTGGCGCTTGTGTTATTGCTTGTCACGCAGAAAACAATGTGCCTGTAGTTGGAAAAGATGAAGTTAGAAAATTCCGCGATATGCACTGGTTGCGTATTGATAGATATTATTCTGCTGGTGAAACTTTCCAAGAGGAAATTGAGACGTTAGAAAATCTTCCGGCTTTTGATGCTTATGATGTGGTAGAGCAACCAGCTTACGAAAATCCGCAAGTTGCTTTCCAACCAGTTATGTGTCAGCACTGTAATCACGCACCTTGCGAAACTGTTTGTCCTGTAGCAGCAACATCACACGGACGCCAAGGACAAAACCAAATGGCCTACAACCGTTGTGTGGGAACGCGTTATTGCGCAAACAACTGTCCTTATAAAGTACGTCGTTTCAACTGGTTTTTATATAACGAAAATGATGAATTCGATTACAACATGAACAATGACCTTGGAAGAATGGTGCTTAACCCAGATGTGGTGGTTCGTTCTCGTGGGGTTATGGAGAAATGTTCAATGTGTATCCAAATGACTCAAAAAACAATACTCGATGCCAAGCGTGATGGAAGAGCAATTAAAGATGGTGAATTCCATACAGCTTGTTCAAGTGCCTGCGAAACTGGAGCAATGGTATTTGGAGATGTAAATGATGAAGAATCCGAAATATTAAAGTTGAAGAACGATGACCGTATGTATTATCTTTTGGAAAATGTAGGTACAAAACCGAATGTTTTCTATCACATGATTGTGAAGAATACTTCGGAAGCATAA
- a CDS encoding c-type cytochrome, with product MKKVNFIHLRSKLPLLLLVFLLTFSTTIYSQDEPAEATAAAASSGGDAAAGEALFKANCAACHKLDKKAVGPALRGVADKFDREWLHKWIKNSQGLIASGDAQAVKIFEENNKMVMTSFPALSDTDIDNILAYTSQPKAAPAVAATDGAAPAATGNGDGASNNLIIGALALIFLLLVIMLYLVTNTLKRIAEANGVVYESEVKEKRTPIWKAFVQNQFLVLVVSLFLLLSASYFVWGFLMQVGIDQGYAPVQPIHYSHRIHAGDNQIDCNYCHSSARKSKHSGIPSLNVCMNCHKNIGEVAPETATEEYSKEFYDGEIAKLYKAVGWDAENQAYTGKTEPVKWVRIHNLPDFVYFNHSQHVTVAGVACQTCHGEIQEMEIVEQFAPLTMGWCISCHKETNVNLENNEYYAKIHEELSKKYGVEKLTIAEMGGIECGKCHY from the coding sequence ATGAAAAAGGTGAATTTTATACATCTACGCTCAAAATTGCCGCTTCTTCTGTTAGTGTTTTTACTAACTTTTTCAACTACCATATATTCTCAGGATGAACCTGCAGAGGCTACGGCCGCTGCTGCTAGTTCGGGTGGTGATGCTGCGGCCGGCGAAGCTTTATTTAAGGCTAATTGTGCGGCCTGTCATAAATTGGACAAAAAAGCAGTTGGTCCCGCTCTTAGAGGTGTGGCTGATAAATTTGATCGCGAATGGTTGCACAAGTGGATAAAAAATAGTCAAGGTCTTATTGCTTCAGGCGATGCGCAAGCAGTAAAGATTTTTGAGGAGAACAATAAAATGGTAATGACCTCTTTCCCGGCATTATCAGATACTGATATAGATAACATTCTGGCTTATACCAGCCAACCTAAGGCTGCGCCAGCTGTAGCCGCAACTGATGGAGCTGCTCCAGCTGCTACAGGAAATGGGGATGGTGCTTCAAACAACTTAATTATTGGTGCTTTAGCGCTTATCTTTTTGTTGTTGGTAATCATGCTTTATTTGGTTACAAATACATTAAAAAGAATAGCTGAAGCCAACGGCGTTGTTTACGAAAGTGAAGTAAAAGAAAAACGCACTCCTATTTGGAAGGCTTTTGTGCAGAATCAATTCTTGGTTTTGGTAGTATCTCTATTTTTATTGCTTTCGGCATCTTATTTTGTTTGGGGATTTTTAATGCAAGTTGGGATTGATCAAGGATATGCTCCGGTTCAACCAATTCATTATTCACATAGAATTCACGCTGGCGATAACCAAATAGATTGTAATTATTGCCACAGTTCGGCGAGAAAAAGTAAACACTCAGGAATTCCTTCTTTGAATGTTTGTATGAACTGCCACAAAAATATTGGAGAGGTTGCTCCAGAAACAGCTACAGAAGAATACTCAAAAGAATTTTACGATGGCGAAATTGCCAAACTCTACAAAGCTGTAGGTTGGGACGCCGAAAATCAAGCATACACCGGAAAAACAGAACCGGTTAAATGGGTTCGAATTCATAACCTTCCAGATTTTGTTTATTTCAACCATTCTCAACACGTAACTGTTGCTGGTGTGGCTTGTCAAACTTGTCACGGTGAAATCCAAGAAATGGAAATTGTTGAGCAGTTTGCGCCACTTACAATGGGATGGTGTATTAGTTGCCATAAAGAAACCAACGTGAATCTGGAAAACAATGAATATTACGCCAAAATACACGAAGAGCTTTCTAAAAAGTATGGTGTTGAAAAACTTACAATCGCCGAAATGGGCGGGATTGAATGTGGCAAATGTCACTATTAA
- a CDS encoding SPOR domain-containing protein: MNLRTFPKLFIASILILFVSATSFAQTATLTVNQDSKITQLLNLKKGLEKDNKLSDGYTIQLYYGELDKANQILSKYRGSFSHWPASIGYETPNFKVWAGNFSTRIEAERALIEIQKSFSSAFILKPERRK, translated from the coding sequence ATGAATTTAAGAACCTTCCCCAAACTTTTTATTGCCAGCATTTTAATACTATTTGTTTCCGCAACAAGTTTTGCGCAAACTGCAACGCTAACGGTAAATCAAGATTCAAAAATAACGCAACTGCTTAATTTGAAGAAAGGGCTGGAAAAGGATAATAAGCTTTCAGACGGATACACCATTCAATTGTATTACGGAGAATTGGACAAAGCAAACCAAATTTTAAGCAAGTATCGTGGCAGTTTCAGCCATTGGCCAGCTTCCATTGGGTATGAAACACCTAATTTTAAGGTTTGGGCAGGTAATTTTTCTACTCGTATAGAAGCTGAACGTGCATTGATTGAAATTCAAAAAAGCTTTTCTTCTGCTTTTATTTTGAAACCTGAAAGACGGAAATAG
- a CDS encoding DUF5916 domain-containing protein translates to MNFFSRLLFLIPFLAVGFSMNGQTSDIIPRKKITIPRITDAPKIDGILNDAIWQNSPIATDFVERMPNNGKPIPDSLKTDVKIVYDDLGIYFGATMKDPEPDKILKELTERDGIGNDDFFFVLLNGYNDRQQSLQFIVTAAGVQYDAKMTNGNEDSSWNGIWYSAVQINDDGWVAEIFIPYSEVRFPKKNAQLWGLNMEREFRRSRTRYTWSPIDNTKGEYSIYDGEIYGIENVQSPTRLSFQPYISAYVNDYDGATKTIFNGGMDLKYGINDAFTLDMILIPDFGQSKFDNEVLNLSAFETQYEENRGFFTEGTELFTKGNLFYSRRVGGFPSAYPNLSENEEIENYPSSVDLINAFKISGRTDGNLGIGIFNAITERTYANIRNTETNETRKELVEPLANYNIFVLDQRFGDNSSVSFVNTNVIREGNFRDANATGLYLDLTNKKNTLNYIANVEGSWVKEDVTKFGMEGGAGMAKINGKHRVSGEINFRTKEYDINDLGYSSETNFINYSGYYGYRYLQPKGFLNNLNLNFNLIYIRRLETDLYSNFIFNFNSSFTTKKFFNFGGGFEMTPFGTNNIYEPRVEGSYVKVPDYYNPWAWFSTDYRKKLAIDVNVDWYKYNEAGRGELSFEFKPQYRVSDKWKLYLNSNVILSDKEEGFVDLLNEEIIFGKRDRNTFINSLESQYIFNNKMALNLAFRHYYSEVEYSQFLILQNDGELIENTVYNESQNATYNSWNIDLRYSWWFAPGSQLTLLYRNAMDSYIGDSRVNILNNFRNLFDEPQLNSLSLRISYYLDYNRVKNWFGPKDKLKDIDESLRNEKMNRSAFSTESNLRR, encoded by the coding sequence ATGAATTTTTTCTCAAGACTCTTATTCCTAATACCATTTTTAGCCGTTGGATTTTCTATGAACGGGCAAACTTCTGATATCATTCCCAGAAAAAAAATAACCATTCCGCGTATAACAGATGCTCCAAAAATAGATGGAATTTTAAACGATGCTATATGGCAAAACTCACCAATCGCCACAGATTTTGTGGAACGCATGCCCAACAACGGAAAACCAATTCCCGATAGTTTAAAGACGGATGTGAAAATTGTATATGACGATTTAGGAATCTATTTCGGCGCAACAATGAAAGATCCAGAACCCGATAAAATCTTAAAGGAGCTTACAGAAAGAGACGGAATTGGAAATGATGATTTTTTCTTCGTACTTCTTAATGGGTATAATGACAGGCAGCAAAGTTTACAGTTTATAGTTACCGCTGCCGGCGTTCAATATGATGCAAAAATGACGAATGGTAATGAGGATTCTTCATGGAACGGAATCTGGTACAGCGCCGTTCAAATAAATGACGATGGCTGGGTAGCGGAAATTTTCATTCCTTATTCTGAAGTAAGATTTCCAAAGAAAAATGCGCAGTTGTGGGGCTTAAATATGGAAAGGGAATTTCGGCGTTCAAGAACCAGATATACTTGGAGCCCAATAGACAATACCAAAGGTGAATACTCTATTTATGATGGCGAAATCTATGGAATTGAAAATGTGCAATCACCAACAAGGCTTTCTTTTCAGCCTTATATTTCGGCCTATGTAAATGATTATGACGGCGCGACCAAGACCATTTTTAATGGTGGAATGGACTTAAAGTACGGAATCAACGATGCTTTTACGCTAGATATGATTTTGATTCCAGATTTTGGACAGTCTAAGTTTGATAATGAAGTTCTGAACCTTTCAGCTTTTGAAACGCAATATGAAGAAAATCGCGGCTTTTTCACTGAAGGAACGGAACTTTTCACAAAAGGAAATCTTTTTTATTCAAGAAGGGTGGGCGGCTTTCCTTCAGCATACCCAAATCTTTCTGAAAATGAAGAAATTGAAAATTATCCTTCTTCCGTAGATCTTATAAATGCTTTTAAAATTTCAGGTAGAACAGACGGAAATTTGGGAATTGGCATTTTTAATGCAATTACAGAAAGAACCTACGCCAATATTAGGAATACAGAAACAAATGAAACCAGAAAAGAGCTAGTAGAGCCATTGGCAAACTATAATATTTTCGTTTTGGACCAACGTTTCGGCGATAATTCTTCCGTGTCATTTGTAAACACAAACGTTATCCGCGAAGGCAATTTTCGGGATGCAAATGCCACCGGACTTTATTTGGATTTAACGAATAAGAAAAACACCTTAAACTATATTGCTAATGTAGAAGGAAGTTGGGTAAAAGAAGATGTAACCAAATTTGGAATGGAAGGCGGCGCTGGTATGGCCAAAATAAATGGAAAACACAGAGTTTCAGGTGAAATAAACTTCAGAACAAAAGAGTATGATATTAATGATCTAGGATATTCAAGCGAAACAAATTTTATAAATTATTCTGGATACTACGGATATCGATACCTTCAGCCTAAAGGATTTTTGAATAATTTGAATCTAAACTTCAACTTAATTTATATCCGAAGGTTGGAGACCGATCTTTACAGTAACTTTATTTTCAACTTCAATTCCAGCTTTACTACAAAGAAATTCTTCAACTTCGGTGGTGGTTTTGAAATGACACCTTTCGGGACCAATAATATTTACGAACCTCGCGTGGAAGGTAGCTATGTAAAAGTGCCGGATTATTATAATCCTTGGGCGTGGTTTTCTACAGATTACAGAAAAAAATTGGCGATAGATGTCAATGTTGATTGGTATAAGTACAATGAAGCAGGTCGTGGGGAGCTAAGTTTTGAATTTAAACCGCAATACCGTGTTTCAGATAAATGGAAACTGTATCTTAATTCCAATGTGATACTTTCTGACAAAGAAGAAGGTTTTGTTGATTTGCTTAATGAAGAAATTATTTTCGGAAAGCGCGACAGGAATACGTTTATAAATTCGTTGGAATCCCAGTATATTTTTAATAATAAGATGGCGCTCAATCTAGCTTTCCGTCATTATTATTCTGAAGTGGAATACAGTCAGTTTTTAATCTTGCAAAACGATGGCGAATTAATAGAAAATACTGTTTACAATGAAAGTCAAAATGCCACTTACAACAGTTGGAACATAGACTTGCGGTATTCTTGGTGGTTTGCGCCAGGAAGCCAACTCACCCTCTTATATAGGAATGCAATGGATAGCTATATTGGTGATTCACGCGTAAATATTTTAAACAATTTCAGGAATTTATTCGATGAACCGCAGCTTAACAGTCTTTCCTTGCGCATAAGTTACTATTTGGACTACAACAGAGTTAAAAATTGGTTTGGCCCAAAAGACAAATTAAAAGATATTGACGAAAGTTTACGGAATGAAAAAATGAATAGATCAGCTTTTTCAACAGAAAGCAATCTAAGAAGGTAA